The Panulirus ornatus isolate Po-2019 chromosome 46, ASM3632096v1, whole genome shotgun sequence sequence CCTAGTGGCTGAGACTGGTCGTCCACTACAGCGCCTCCCACGTCACAGTTCCAGGCTGCCCTCCTGCAGCGGTGGAACCTGCCAGAGTTCATGTGTGCCTTCTGCCCCTTCTTCCAAACTCTCAGCGTCAACGTTTCTATCTTCACCCTTACTGCCATCGCCGTCGACAGATACAGAGCCATTGTCTTCCCCCTGAACGCCCGACGGTCAAAGTTCTGGAATAAGGTACGTCAACCCTGCCCTGAACTGACAAAGTTCAGAAGGGAAGATCCTCAACTAAGGTCAGCATTCAGGGTTGAGTAAGGTCAGCAGTCAGGGTTGAGTAAGGTCAGCAGTCAGGGCTCAGCTAAATCTATTCCACAATCGTGAAAAACTGAGTAAAATTCACTTACGAATCAAAAAAGTTCTACTACCACGAGTAAGAAAAGTTCCGATCGTTCACAGTGCAATAAAGCTTCAGGGAAGCttcagacattcctaaaccatggTCAAGAGGATGTTTTGCTGAGCAAGTAATTCAGGATGGAGAGAATGTTGATGAGGTAGAGATAACCAGTTTGGATAACAAGTCAAAGGTCAAGAAGTTGGTTTTGAAGTTCAGCGATAAGGTCACGAAGCTTAGAAGTAAGGTCAAGAAGGTCAGCACTGACGtatggaggatttttttttttggtagtcaGGATATTTAGGGAAGTTGGACCTTCCACACTCAGACGGAAGTTCACAAAAATACGGGACGGACCAGGGAGGTGGTCAATACAGGGGTGATCACGGGTGTAGTCAATACGGGACGGATGAGGGAGGTGGTCAATACAGGGGTGATCACAGGTGCAGTTAATACGGGACGGATCAGGGAGGTGGTCAATACGGGACGGATGAGGGAGGTGGTCAATACAGGGGTGATCACAGGTGCAGTTAATACGGGACGGATCAGGGAGGTAGTCAATACGGGACGGATGAGGGAGGTGGTCAATACAGGGGTGATCACAGGTGCAGTTAATACGGGACGGATCAGGGAGGTAGTCAATACGGGACGGATGAGGGAGGTGGTCAATACAGGGGTGATCACAGGTGCAGTTAATACGGGACGGATCAGGGAGGTGGTCAATACGGGACGGATGAGGGAGGTGGTCAATACAGGGGTGATCACAGGTGCAGTTAATACGGGACGGATCAGGGAGGTAGTCAATACGGGACGGATGAGGGAGGTGGTCAATACAGGGGTGACCACGGGTGTAGTCAATACGGGACGGACCAGGGAGGTGGTCAATACGGGATAGACCAAAAGTGTGGTCAATGCCAACGTGTACCGCTGACACATAATTGGGTTATTAAGCATAAATCAGTAAATTAGATAGTATGACGAAAACAACAAGATCAAACAGGTTGAAACTTTACCTTCCAGTCCCCAAACAAATATCATCATACATAAACTATCGTAATCATTACCCAGAATGATTAATTATGGTTAGTGTTTACTTCTTATCAAAACAGTTACGAGCTTAGTAGAGTTAAGGTCGACCCACAACTGCTTCTGATTCTAAGCCTGACATACCTTAAGGTGATGTCTTACAGACCCGGAGGATGACTTCAAATCAGACCTTGATCATGTTTATCTTCCCGTACATCTCAACAAAAAAGTGTTCCTCGTCATTTCCTTCATGCTAATCATTCCCAAGTTGTGTATTAACTTTCGACGAGGCTTCTGACCCCACGCCGCCCCCAGGGTTAACGTGTCCCTGGCTGGTTCATTACAGGTGCTGCTGGCGTTTGTGTGGCTGGCCAGCACCTTCCTGGCTGTACCTAACGCCATAGCGTTACGGGTCAAGCACGTCACGGACACCAGGACCCAGGAACAGATACCCGTCTGCGCACCGGTAAgttgcaggggagagagagagagagagagagagagagagagagagagagagagagagagagagagagagagagggagggagggagggagaatgtgaCATGGACGTAAGGGTGAAAAGCATGTTGCCCGACAACGTAGAAGGcgaatctttctttcatacctgcgACAAATATGGACGAGGGATGTAAACGACAATACAACCAATCATCTTGTGGCTTCATCCCCGAGGTAATTCCTGGACAAACGGCGGAGAATAACGGCGATAACCTGGTTCTGTTAACGAAGACTAATAATATTGGAAATCTCATAAGCCAGAAGAAAGCCTACTGCTCACTCCATTCATTATCTGTTACATTTACGGACTTGAATGTAGTTTACTGAGCGGGAAAGCAAATCCATCCTTTACCTTGCCTCTCGCAGTAAACAAACTGTTGCAACTGATTTCACATTTCATTTCCGCAGCAGCATTGCACACAGGTACTGCCTCACTTAAACTAATTCCACTGcactgcacacacaaacacacgtgtgtgtgtgtgtgtgtgtgtgtgtgtgtttagaaatcAATACTGTACGGCTAGGGAGCTGTAcatacactcgtgaggccccgtcttgtgtgtgtgtgtgtgtgtaaattcacAGAAATCCTTTAGCAGTTGCCCTCAGCTTCGGCGTCTTATTTGCTCAGCCGATAACCCCGCTTGatcacgacgacacgatccttgaccacgacggatcAACGCTTGGCggcctgacccctgacctgacctgacctgacctgacccttaaggcctAGCATCATATCCAGGAATCAAACCATCGTtctcaggaggggagggaggtcgtcGTCGTCCCGTCGTTGTGAAGGCTCGTGCCATTATCCTCAGTTGGGGGTCATTTGCAGCGAGTCAATCATTTACTAGTGGGGTGGGTCGTCCTTCCTCAGGAGGGGATCAACCCGGTCATGATGCTGGCCTACTCGCACGCCATGGTCGGCCTCCAGTTCTTCGTCCCGCTGGGAATCATCTCCTTCGCGTACATCAGGATGGGCTGGGAGCTGTGGGGATCCAGGACCCCCGGCAACGCTGAGGACGCCAGGGATGCTCACGTCCTCAAGAACaaaaaaaaggtgagtacaaGAGGTAGACAGTAAGCTCTCAACACAAGCTTGACCATGGTACAGGTAACACTCAACCCAAGCTTGGACAACGGTCCATGAAACTCTCAACCCAAGCTTGGACAACGGTCCATGAAACTCTCAACCCAAGCTTGGACAACGGTCCATGAAACTCTCAACCCAAGCTTGGACAACGGTCCATGAAACGCTCAACCCAAGCTTGGACAACGGTCCATGAAACTTTCAACCAAAGCTTGGACAATGGTCCATGAAACTCTCAACCTAAGCTTGGACAACGGTCCAGGACATCAGCCAAACATCCCACGAAGTGAGAAAACAATCCAAGTACGACCTTGTTCTCCATGTGAGAACAGATGACCGAGAGGAACAGTCAaatgtaattataaataaaacaaatgaaaaaatattaaggTTTTAGTATCATAAAAGAATAATGAACAGAACCCAAGCGATGTTCTTCTGTGAAATATAATGTTCATCTGTGGTTTCCATCCACGTCTGCCATGTTGAGTCATTTCATAATCCTACTGAACATTCTTGTGTAATACATAATCACATGACGTGACATACAGCAAGACAACCCATTCGTGTGTACGAAATTAATGATGAACACGACCATGAATGGCTCTTCCCCCATTTTCCTGATTAGTGGAAAAATTGATGTGGAATatatactaaaaagaaaaaaaataacagttCACTAAAACCGTTAGGTCTGTTTTCCACTTCTAAACAAAAGTATATCCAATTACGTAACACCaactcattaccatacatatgttGACTTACTAAACCACACTCGTGGACAGAGGAGAGGTCGAAGGATGACCCAGAGCAACACACTCGACCATCTGTATTACAACACAAACATACGACACCATTTCTTCCTAATACGCGGGAACACTTCTGTCTCGACGAAGGACACAAACACCCGGCAAAACTTTATACAGACTCCTCCTGACCCTGTCGTTAGTCGGAGGTCACTTCCGACCTCCTCTGACCCAGCAAACAAGAGTCACACAGTTCCTCCCAACTCCCTTCTGACCCTACCTACACCCTGCTCCTCACCCGACCCCACTGTGACCCCGCCAGCCACGTGTCAGTAAGATAACAAACCCGGGCCaaatggtaatgttgacagtgttcCGGTGCCTGACCTGACTGCCTCTGATTAGCTCTGATTAGCAATTACCTCCTGTTTCCGTTCCTGCTCCAGATTACGACGAAAACCTTGGGTTCACTGTGTCCTGCCGGCTGAGCGCGACACTCAAGACACGAAGTTCCTCGCTCGGCAGGCCAATTAGACGTACCCATCAGGTCATGCGTCACAAACCATGTTAACGACTGTCATGCAGACGGTAGATAAATATATTACCGAGGCGGAGTATAAGAATTCCCGAGTGTTCCTGGTGAGTTGAGTAagattgtcccccccccccccgcaacctcACTCCCAGGAGACCCCAGTGAGGCCTCAACACACAGATGCGACACAGACTAAAGCAACAACCAGAAATATAGAGAGATGGCCGGCTGGGAGGCTCGAGGGAAACCCACAAAGCCGTAGTCGTTATCGCACACTGACAGCTgcttcaccctcacacacacacacacacacacacacacctggccagagCACTGACACCCTCCCGTATCGTCTCCCGCAGGTGATCAAGATGCTCTTCATTGTGGTGGCGCTGTTCGCCTTCTGCTGGGCTCCGCTCCAGACCTACCACATCCTCCAGGAGATCTACCCAACCATCAACGAGTAGGTGGCCATTTGTACGACACTGACGAAGGGAGACGGTGTAAGGGACCAGTCAAGCTATGATCACCTCCACCTGAGAGGTCTATAACAGCCAGACATTACAGAGAGGATGAACTTCACATTCTAAAAActctgagaacgacggtgcgatccttgagtatgacggcccGACCCCCTAAATTGGATTTTAAGGGACAAGTGGAGACCCAGGTGGCCACCACATCCGTCAtacaaaaggatcgtaccgtcgtggccaacgACAAACGAAGGAAGAATGACGACAGATGACTTAGTAACGAAATGAGAGTTGGTAGGTGAGACGAGACACCCCATCACATCATTGGTTTCCCGTGAGTCTTCCTCAGTTACGTTGTATAAAACCACATTCCCCTGCCACGTGTAAACCACCTCTGCCTGACGTGTATGATATATACTAAACTGTACATAACACCGTCTTCCTGTGCCTCAGGTACCGGTACATCAACATCATCTGGTTCTGCTGTCACTGGCTGGCCATGAGCAACAGCTGCTGTAACCCCTTCATCTACGCCATCTATAATGTAagtactacacacacagacacacacacataacacacatgaAGTATACATACATGCTAACACTTTTCTCCTGTACTGCTGTGGGCGTAATAACCATTCtcgtaaaagaaaaaatcaaaatttcctCTTGCCAAGTTGTACAAATTATGTTCCAGAATTGAGAATATTAATGATGTTCACAACAGCACGAGACTAGTGAGGATAATGAGAAAACCTGAGCAATGGACCTTCTGACCCAGTGAGGGAAGTCAAGCTTACCCTGTCTCATGCTCAAGGCTCGGTCACTGTCCTGACATCAGACCATCACAGAGGAAACTGTCCTGACATCAGACCATCACAGAGGAAGCTAAGCTGACATCAGACCATCACAGAGGAAGCTAAGCTGACATCAGACCATCACAGAGGAAACTAAGCTGACAACAGACCATCACAGAGGTAACTGTGCTAACATTATACCGTCACGTTTACAGGAGAAGTACAAGCGTGAGTTCCGCCATAAGTTCAGATGGGTGTTCAAGGAGTACCCAAGGCGGGTGGACACCAGCGACCTAGATCGCTCCAGATACCACATGTCCTTCAGGTAAGTCTGCCAAtgtcaacagcaacaacaacaacaacaacgccttAACGCCACCAgcatccctcccacaccttagttatcctcaaaaaaacttttccaaaagaaagttgttaactttccctccctccctccctctggtataTCAGATATGACCAAATTACTTTCTTAAAGCTTAAATAAGTTTCATTAACTTCCTTTTTACGAGAGGGTGTCCTTTCTCtctaagggacacacacacacacacacacacacataccactgctGACAATGAAACAGCACGGGCCTACCCAGATCGGAtcagcgtgggttcgaatcctgggcgcggcggtcggcctacacccaacctaggAGTTCATCCTCTCattggagttggtcgataaatagctacctggctcaggatttggtatatatatatatatatatatatatatatatatatatatatatatatatatatatatatatatcgtaagacATGGTAATACTTTTTTCGAAAAATATTCCTGAAAATATTTGTTCACAAAACAAACACGAGTTCTCTGATCTACAAATACGTGTTCATCTTTAAAAAACAAATTAACTTCCAAAGTTAGTTATAAACAGATATTTGTttccgcagtgtgt is a genomic window containing:
- the LOC139763273 gene encoding substance-K receptor-like isoform X2; amino-acid sequence: MTQGHEDNYESLLQNLSLSYPDIDWSHINLTNLSDFLLLDQTERPTAAGAGGSHTNATGPVLYQVPTGIVVLLSCFYGSISLVAVLGNALVIWIVATSRKMHSVTNYFIANLALADIIIGLFAIPFQFQAALLQRWNLPEFMCAFCPFFQTLSVNVSIFTLTAIAVDRYRAIVFPLNARRSKFWNKVLLAFVWLASTFLAVPNAIALRVKHVTDTRTQEQIPVCAPGINPVMMLAYSHAMVGLQFFVPLGIISFAYIRMGWELWGSRTPGNAEDARDAHVLKNKKKVIKMLFIVVALFAFCWAPLQTYHILQEIYPTINEYRYINIIWFCCHWLAMSNSCCNPFIYAIYNEKYKREFRHKFRWVFKEYPRRVDTSDLDRSRYHMSFRHPVERQVSSASELRTSRTDATQLNGSSRSSPHKLTLGTAGRATNGREAQADATPGGGPHHQEVHVCVPLKSRTHLHPSASCPRTGGDTRM
- the LOC139763273 gene encoding substance-K receptor-like isoform X1 translates to MTQGHEDNYESLLQNLSLSYPDIDWSHINLTNLSDFLLLDQTERPTAAGAGGSHTNATGPVLYQVPTGIVVLLSCFYGSISLVAVLGNALVIWIVATSRKMHSVTNYFIANLALADIIIGLFAIPFQFQAALLQRWNLPEFMCAFCPFFQTLSVNVSIFTLTAIAVDRYRAIVFPLNARRSKFWNKVLLAFVWLASTFLAVPNAIALRVKHVTDTRTQEQIPVCAPEGINPVMMLAYSHAMVGLQFFVPLGIISFAYIRMGWELWGSRTPGNAEDARDAHVLKNKKKVIKMLFIVVALFAFCWAPLQTYHILQEIYPTINEYRYINIIWFCCHWLAMSNSCCNPFIYAIYNEKYKREFRHKFRWVFKEYPRRVDTSDLDRSRYHMSFRHPVERQVSSASELRTSRTDATQLNGSSRSSPHKLTLGTAGRATNGREAQADATPGGGPHHQEVHVCVPLKSRTHLHPSASCPRTGGDTRM